One stretch of Clavibacter michiganensis DNA includes these proteins:
- a CDS encoding protein kinase domain-containing protein, giving the protein MRPTSGLTFGGRYQLGDRIAIGGMGEVWEATDLVIGRKVAIKILKDEYLGDPGFLERFRAEARHAALVNHEGIANVFDYGEEDGSAFLVMELVPGEALSTILERERVLSTDKVLDIIAQTALALHAAHQAGLVHRDIKPGNLLITPDGRVKITDFGIARIADQVPLTATGQVMGTVQYLSPEQASGHPASPSTDVYSMGIVAYECLAGRRPFTGESQVAIAMAQINELPPELPVTVAEPVRNLVMSCIAKKPADRPQSAAHLARAAQALRRGDVATATIAVAAVAGAAALADPAPTQATQLMPSGRRAADTGATTVLSSSAPRAGTADPFLLDDADDEEPEEPRARKRAIWIFVVVAILVIGAIVAGAIALTAGQRGDNAAPAPVETTATPSASPSPSPTPTPSPTASTVDVNRDDYIGRDQKTVTAELTALGLKVTVITGSAAPSGEEEGRVTAITPTGTVAKGATIQITAYGPPTLPTAAPGTPTVEPTDVRAGQEVDISWPAYSCPAGQTLNGYQIQADSVSGGATGTWGGSTNPTNAQTTSGEIKVGTNPGTFTVKYLAICGTNESPYSSTVTVTVEAAPGGTGGGTGGGTGGGTGGTGGGAGGTTGMAPTPAPGRTDERSLVSSSHRNP; this is encoded by the coding sequence ATGAGACCCACGAGCGGACTGACCTTCGGAGGGCGTTACCAGCTGGGCGATCGCATCGCCATCGGCGGCATGGGCGAGGTGTGGGAGGCCACCGACCTCGTCATCGGGCGCAAGGTCGCGATCAAGATCCTCAAGGACGAGTACCTCGGCGACCCCGGGTTCCTCGAGCGCTTCCGCGCCGAGGCCCGCCACGCCGCGCTCGTCAACCACGAGGGCATCGCCAACGTCTTCGACTACGGCGAGGAGGACGGCAGCGCCTTCCTCGTGATGGAGCTCGTGCCCGGAGAGGCGCTCTCCACGATCCTCGAGCGCGAGCGCGTGCTGTCCACCGACAAGGTGCTCGACATCATCGCCCAGACCGCGCTGGCCCTCCACGCCGCGCACCAGGCCGGGCTCGTCCACCGCGACATCAAGCCGGGCAACCTGCTCATCACGCCCGACGGCCGCGTGAAGATCACCGACTTCGGCATCGCGCGCATCGCCGACCAGGTGCCGCTCACCGCCACGGGCCAGGTCATGGGCACCGTGCAGTACCTCTCGCCCGAGCAGGCGAGCGGGCACCCGGCTTCGCCGTCCACCGACGTCTACTCGATGGGCATCGTCGCGTACGAGTGCCTGGCCGGCCGCCGCCCCTTCACGGGCGAGTCGCAGGTCGCCATCGCCATGGCGCAGATCAACGAGCTGCCGCCCGAGCTGCCGGTCACCGTCGCCGAGCCCGTGCGCAACCTCGTCATGTCGTGCATCGCCAAGAAGCCGGCCGACCGCCCGCAGAGCGCCGCGCACCTCGCGCGCGCCGCGCAGGCGCTCCGCCGGGGCGACGTCGCCACCGCGACCATCGCGGTCGCGGCCGTCGCCGGTGCCGCCGCGCTCGCGGATCCCGCGCCCACGCAGGCCACGCAGCTCATGCCGTCCGGCCGCCGCGCCGCCGACACGGGCGCGACCACCGTCCTGTCCTCCTCCGCGCCGCGCGCCGGCACGGCGGATCCCTTCCTCCTCGACGACGCGGACGACGAGGAGCCCGAGGAGCCGCGCGCCCGCAAGCGCGCCATCTGGATCTTCGTCGTCGTCGCGATCCTCGTGATCGGCGCCATCGTGGCCGGCGCCATCGCCCTCACCGCCGGCCAGCGCGGGGACAACGCGGCCCCTGCGCCGGTCGAGACCACCGCGACCCCGAGCGCGAGTCCCTCCCCGAGCCCGACCCCCACGCCCTCGCCCACGGCGAGCACGGTGGACGTGAACCGGGACGACTACATCGGCCGCGACCAGAAGACGGTCACGGCGGAGCTCACGGCCCTCGGCCTCAAGGTCACCGTCATCACGGGCAGCGCCGCGCCGTCCGGCGAGGAGGAGGGTCGCGTCACGGCCATCACCCCCACCGGCACCGTCGCGAAGGGCGCCACCATCCAGATCACGGCGTACGGGCCGCCCACCCTGCCCACCGCGGCGCCGGGCACGCCGACCGTCGAGCCGACGGACGTCCGCGCCGGCCAGGAGGTGGACATCTCCTGGCCCGCCTACTCCTGCCCCGCCGGCCAGACGCTGAACGGGTACCAGATCCAGGCCGACTCCGTCTCAGGTGGCGCGACCGGCACCTGGGGCGGCAGCACGAACCCGACGAACGCTCAGACCACGTCGGGCGAGATCAAGGTGGGCACGAACCCGGGCACGTTCACCGTCAAGTACCTGGCCATCTGCGGCACCAACGAGTCGCCGTACAGCAGCACCGTCACCGTCACGGTCGAGGCCGCCCCGGGCGGCACCGGCGGCGGGACGGGCGGCGGAACGGGTGGCGGCACCGGGGGCACGGGCGGCGGCGCCGGCGGCACGACCGGCATGGCGCCGACCCCCGCCCCGGGTCGCACCGACGAGCGCTCGCTGGTCTCCAGCTCCCACCGGAACCCCT
- a CDS encoding peptidoglycan D,D-transpeptidase FtsI family protein, which produces MNRELKRVSVFVLAMFVALFVAASVIQVVSAPTLQADPRNSRTIIASYSAERGSILVDGTPIASSVPVDDRYKFLRTYAQPDLYSAVTGYYTLGQGSTGLEDSMNDVLSGTSGTQFFDSLTRTFTGQDPKGASVELTIDPKVQQAAYDALGSLQGSVVAIEPKTGRILAMVSKPGYDPNTLASHDRAAVQQSYSSLLADPANPLINRAVNSLNPPGSTFKLITAAAAIESGQYTPDSLLPNPPTFTLPGTGTVITNAGEGACGPEAEVSIATALRLSCNIPFAQLGIALGSERIAAMADAFGYGKSIDVPMASAKSVFSPDLDDAQTAQSAFGQLDVRATPLQTAMVTAGIANGGEVMKPSVVDSVLNPDLSELSGFSPSRFADPISKETADTMTRMMIDDVRSGVASNARISGVDVAGKTGTAQNGSDDPYTLWFTGFAPAEDPQVAVAVLVEDGGGRGRSGSGNTLAAPVAKKVIEAVLDR; this is translated from the coding sequence GTGAACCGCGAGCTCAAGCGCGTCTCCGTGTTCGTCCTGGCCATGTTCGTGGCCCTCTTCGTCGCGGCGTCGGTCATCCAGGTCGTCTCCGCGCCCACGCTGCAGGCGGATCCGCGCAACAGCCGCACCATCATCGCCAGCTACTCGGCCGAGCGCGGCTCGATCCTGGTCGACGGCACGCCCATCGCCTCCTCGGTGCCGGTCGACGACCGCTACAAGTTCCTCCGCACCTACGCGCAGCCCGACCTCTACAGCGCGGTCACCGGCTACTACACGCTCGGCCAGGGATCCACGGGCCTCGAGGACTCCATGAACGACGTGCTCAGCGGCACGAGCGGCACGCAGTTCTTCGACAGCCTCACGCGCACCTTCACCGGGCAGGACCCGAAGGGCGCGTCGGTCGAGCTCACGATCGACCCGAAGGTGCAGCAGGCGGCGTACGACGCGCTCGGATCGCTGCAGGGCTCCGTGGTCGCGATCGAGCCGAAGACCGGCCGCATCCTCGCGATGGTCTCCAAGCCCGGCTACGACCCGAACACGCTGGCGTCGCATGATCGCGCGGCCGTGCAGCAGAGCTACTCGTCGCTCCTCGCCGACCCGGCGAACCCGCTCATCAACCGGGCGGTCAACAGCCTCAACCCGCCCGGATCCACGTTCAAGCTCATCACCGCGGCCGCCGCCATCGAGTCGGGCCAGTACACGCCCGACTCGCTGCTGCCCAACCCGCCCACCTTCACGCTGCCCGGCACCGGCACGGTCATCACCAACGCCGGCGAGGGCGCGTGCGGCCCCGAGGCCGAGGTCAGCATCGCGACCGCGCTGCGACTCAGCTGCAACATCCCGTTCGCGCAGCTCGGCATCGCGCTCGGCTCCGAGCGGATCGCGGCGATGGCCGACGCGTTCGGCTACGGCAAGTCGATCGACGTGCCCATGGCCAGCGCCAAGAGCGTCTTCTCCCCCGACCTCGACGACGCCCAGACCGCGCAGTCCGCGTTCGGGCAGCTCGACGTCCGCGCCACCCCGCTGCAGACCGCCATGGTCACGGCCGGCATCGCGAACGGCGGCGAGGTCATGAAGCCGAGCGTCGTCGACAGCGTCCTCAACCCCGACCTGAGCGAGCTCTCCGGCTTCTCCCCCAGCCGATTCGCCGACCCGATCTCGAAGGAGACCGCCGACACCATGACCCGGATGATGATCGACGACGTCCGGAGCGGCGTCGCGTCGAATGCGAGAATCAGTGGCGTCGACGTGGCCGGCAAGACGGGCACCGCCCAGAACGGCTCCGACGACCCGTACACGCTGTGGTTCACCGGCTTCGCGCCGGCGGAGGACCCGCAGGTGGCGGTCGCGGTCCTGGTCGAGGACGGCGGCGGACGAGGACGATCGGGCTCGGGGAACACCCTCGCCGCCCCCGTGGCGAAGAAAGTGATTGAGGCGGTGCTGGACAGATGA